From Verrucomicrobia bacterium S94, the proteins below share one genomic window:
- a CDS encoding efflux RND transporter permease subunit: MNLPRFSVRRPVFTTMVALILIVLGAVSLSRLQIDLLPSIELPTASVRTEYEGASPEVMERLITQIIEEIVATVPGVEEIRSTSEEGRSSVNVTFVWGTDLDAAAIDLRATIEDEINELPDDITRPRINKFNIDSFPVVLIGISSPLDPVELTQLIEDSIRHRFTQISGVAQVDLWGGFPREIRVEIDPDKINALGLSLNHILDTLRDANLDLPAGQIEEGRYEVTLRAPAQFSSVQEIRDTVLEMRGGAAVTVGDVAEVVDTYEKLTRIIRVNNERGIRIAIRKQSGANTVEVSRQILQEIDRLNAEFPQISIVPVINQGNFIERSIQNVARSVLYGGGLAILILLFFLRNIRSTLVISLSIPISIIATFSLIYFAGFTINLMTLGGLALGVGMMVDSSIVVLENIFRIRDEGGEPPAEAAAVGAWEVASAITASTITTLVIFLPVVFVKGVSGLLFRELAYVIAFSLVCSLLLSLSLVPMLSSRLLKRKGEDRIGPDWLERLKRDAERRFDKLNAGYLNLLNAALRHKTRVVFGAVALLGLSLFTVPMIGTEFLPPSDEGEVRVTGEMEVGTRLDLLDRQTRRMESIVYDAVPEAVSTVASVRENEGEIRMSLVKASERSRSNVEIAADLRERLEGRIPGMKIRTRAPQGQFLLERIIGGDEGVTVEIRGFELEVLKALSDKVAEAIEGIEGITDVDQSFDDGTPQVEFILDRRKIADLGFTPRDVTEVIETAIAGSRAGNYHSKGNSYRILVQLKDAEKRSLDEVLNLTLRTAGGETVALRNLVTTISSRAPLEITRKDQQRQVTVTANVTGRDLGSVAADIKEKLRQIPRPDSYELMVAGNFEEQQKAMRELTVALLLSLLLVYMVLACQYESLLDPLVVMLSTPMAAIGVLLVLWLTDTTMNLQSAIGCIMLGGIVVNNAILLVDQAGRLHEEGRSLNEAVAEAGRRRFRPILMTTMTTILGLLPLALGIGEGADAQAPLARAVVGGLAGSTLITLVLIPVVYTLVHGVRNRKVKV; the protein is encoded by the coding sequence ATGAATCTGCCCCGGTTCAGTGTCCGCCGTCCCGTCTTTACGACGATGGTTGCTCTGATTCTGATTGTGCTCGGTGCGGTTTCGCTGAGTCGCCTGCAGATTGACCTGCTGCCGAGCATTGAGCTGCCGACGGCGTCTGTTCGTACAGAATATGAAGGTGCCAGTCCGGAGGTGATGGAGCGGCTCATCACACAGATTATCGAAGAGATCGTTGCGACGGTTCCCGGTGTTGAGGAGATCCGTTCCACTTCCGAGGAGGGGCGCAGTTCGGTGAATGTCACCTTTGTCTGGGGCACCGATCTGGATGCCGCGGCCATCGATTTACGAGCTACGATTGAGGATGAAATCAATGAACTGCCCGATGACATAACGCGTCCGCGCATTAATAAATTCAACATAGACAGCTTTCCGGTAGTGCTGATTGGCATCTCCAGTCCGCTGGATCCGGTGGAGCTGACGCAGCTGATTGAAGATAGCATCCGGCACCGTTTCACGCAGATTTCCGGTGTGGCGCAGGTGGATTTGTGGGGCGGGTTTCCTCGCGAAATCCGCGTGGAGATTGATCCGGATAAAATCAATGCGCTGGGTCTTTCTCTCAACCACATACTCGATACACTGCGCGATGCCAACCTGGATCTGCCGGCCGGACAGATTGAAGAAGGGCGTTATGAGGTGACGCTGCGTGCACCGGCGCAGTTCAGCAGTGTACAGGAGATTCGTGATACCGTGCTGGAAATGCGCGGCGGCGCGGCGGTGACCGTTGGCGATGTGGCGGAAGTGGTCGATACCTATGAAAAACTGACACGTATAATCCGGGTGAACAACGAACGCGGGATACGCATTGCGATCCGGAAGCAGTCGGGAGCCAATACGGTCGAAGTGTCGCGGCAGATCCTGCAGGAGATTGACCGGCTTAACGCCGAGTTCCCGCAGATCAGCATTGTGCCGGTGATTAATCAGGGCAACTTCATAGAGCGCTCCATTCAGAATGTGGCGCGTTCGGTGCTGTATGGCGGCGGGCTGGCGATTCTGATTCTGCTCTTTTTCCTGCGCAACATCCGCAGTACGCTGGTGATTTCGCTGTCAATACCGATCTCGATTATTGCGACATTTTCGCTGATTTATTTTGCAGGGTTCACCATCAACCTGATGACGCTCGGCGGTTTGGCGCTGGGGGTGGGCATGATGGTGGACAGCTCGATTGTCGTGCTTGAAAATATATTCCGTATCCGTGATGAGGGCGGGGAGCCGCCGGCCGAGGCGGCAGCGGTCGGAGCCTGGGAAGTGGCGTCGGCGATTACGGCGAGTACGATTACCACACTGGTGATTTTTCTGCCTGTGGTGTTTGTGAAGGGGGTGTCGGGCCTGCTGTTTCGCGAGCTGGCTTATGTGATTGCATTTTCTCTGGTCTGTTCGCTGCTGCTGTCGCTGAGTCTTGTGCCGATGCTCTCCTCGCGCCTGCTGAAAAGAAAAGGGGAGGACCGGATCGGTCCAGACTGGCTTGAACGCCTGAAGCGGGATGCCGAGAGACGATTCGATAAACTGAATGCGGGATACCTGAATCTGCTGAATGCTGCGTTGCGGCATAAAACACGGGTGGTGTTCGGTGCTGTAGCGCTGCTCGGTCTCAGTCTGTTTACCGTGCCGATGATCGGAACTGAATTTCTGCCGCCGAGCGATGAGGGAGAGGTGCGCGTTACCGGTGAAATGGAAGTGGGTACGCGGCTGGATCTGCTGGATCGACAGACGCGGCGGATGGAATCGATTGTTTATGACGCTGTGCCGGAAGCGGTATCGACCGTGGCCTCGGTGCGTGAGAATGAAGGCGAGATCCGGATGTCGCTGGTGAAGGCGTCGGAGCGTTCCCGTTCGAATGTGGAAATTGCAGCCGATTTGCGTGAACGGCTGGAGGGCCGGATTCCCGGTATGAAAATCCGGACCCGTGCGCCGCAGGGACAGTTCCTGCTGGAGCGTATCATTGGCGGTGATGAGGGAGTCACGGTGGAGATCCGCGGTTTTGAACTGGAGGTGCTCAAGGCGCTGTCTGACAAAGTGGCGGAGGCCATTGAAGGTATCGAAGGCATTACTGATGTGGACCAGAGTTTTGATGACGGAACGCCGCAGGTGGAATTTATCCTGGACCGGCGTAAGATTGCCGACCTCGGGTTTACGCCGCGCGATGTGACCGAAGTGATTGAAACGGCGATTGCGGGATCGCGTGCCGGAAATTATCATAGTAAGGGGAATTCCTACCGTATTCTGGTGCAGCTGAAGGATGCGGAAAAGCGATCGCTCGACGAAGTGCTGAATCTCACGTTGCGTACTGCCGGCGGTGAGACCGTGGCTCTGCGCAACCTGGTCACCACGATCAGCAGCCGGGCTCCGCTGGAAATCACCCGGAAGGATCAGCAGCGGCAGGTGACGGTTACTGCTAACGTAACGGGCCGGGATCTGGGTTCTGTGGCTGCAGATATTAAAGAAAAGCTTCGTCAGATTCCCCGGCCTGACAGTTATGAGCTGATGGTGGCCGGAAATTTTGAAGAGCAGCAGAAGGCGATGCGGGAACTGACAGTGGCTTTGCTGCTGTCGCTGCTGCTGGTGTATATGGTGCTGGCGTGTCAGTATGAAAGTCTGCTCGATCCGCTGGTGGTGATGTTGTCGACCCCGATGGCCGCGATCGGTGTGCTGCTGGTGCTGTGGCTTACGGATACAACCATGAATCTGCAGTCGGCCATCGGCTGTATTATGCTCGGCGGGATTGTGGTGAACAACGCGATTCTGCTGGTGGATCAGGCCGGGCGGCTGCATGAAGAGGGGCGTTCGCTGAACGAGGCGGTTGCCGAAGCCGGCCGCCGGCGTTTCCGGCCTATTCTGATGACGACAATGACGACTATTCTCGGTCTCCTCCCTCTGGCTCTGGGGATCGGTGAAGGGGCCGATGCCCAGGCACCGCTGGCCCGGGCGGTGGTTGGAGGGCTGGCGGGATCGACGCTGATTACGCTGGTCTTGATTCCGGTCGTTTACACGCTGGTTCACGGGGTACGCAACAGGAAGGTGAAAGTATGA
- a CDS encoding TolC family protein — translation MSKSVFGPLLGIFVASLNLHADTNSPAPLMLSLEQAVLMGLQNNRGLRVQQLSPVIAGAFEQLERGVYDPELFAEFSDTEENVVETSRSTASQFQDEGSDTEGAVGIRQQLPTGTEVEASVSAERSVSTRSPEQQTARLGLTVTQQLLRGFGPAVNLASIRQAELETEASRYELRGYTEAVIADIEIAYWRYVAAREAIRVVETSLEIAQSQLEEVESRIEVGDLPENEAAAARAEVALSKQNLIDAQSAMEKQRYTLLRLVQPDLPVTEMQALEAVSSPDVDVSDEPDAEDSILLALQSRPEIKEAELQLQRGELETVVTRNGRLPKLELFINLGKTGYADTFDGSFKDLDGPGYDVTVGLEFSQALGNRQARARDIIARTELEQGKEALANLRDLVRFDVLLALNELKRARRQVSASTETRGYREQTLRAERDRFEVGASTALDVAMTQRDLVQSRLAEIEARVAFMIARIRLFQAEGTLIERRGLAIDSADREITDW, via the coding sequence ATGAGTAAATCCGTGTTTGGACCTTTGCTGGGTATTTTCGTTGCTTCTTTAAACCTGCATGCAGACACAAACAGTCCGGCCCCTCTGATGCTTTCTCTGGAGCAGGCGGTGCTGATGGGGCTGCAGAATAACCGGGGCCTGCGCGTGCAGCAGTTAAGTCCGGTGATTGCCGGAGCCTTTGAGCAGCTGGAGCGCGGTGTTTACGACCCTGAACTGTTTGCTGAATTTTCGGATACAGAGGAAAATGTGGTTGAGACTTCGCGGTCTACGGCTTCGCAGTTTCAGGACGAAGGTTCGGATACGGAAGGAGCCGTCGGCATCCGTCAGCAGCTTCCGACGGGGACGGAAGTGGAGGCATCGGTCAGCGCGGAGCGGTCGGTTTCCACCCGCTCGCCGGAACAGCAGACCGCACGTCTGGGCTTAACCGTAACCCAGCAGCTTTTGCGCGGCTTCGGGCCGGCAGTGAACCTGGCATCGATTCGGCAGGCGGAGCTGGAGACCGAGGCCAGCCGGTATGAACTGCGGGGATATACAGAAGCGGTGATTGCGGATATTGAAATAGCGTATTGGCGCTATGTGGCTGCCCGGGAGGCCATCCGCGTGGTTGAAACATCGCTGGAAATTGCGCAGAGCCAGCTGGAGGAGGTTGAATCCCGTATCGAGGTTGGGGACCTTCCGGAAAATGAAGCGGCAGCGGCTCGGGCTGAAGTGGCGCTGAGTAAACAGAATCTTATTGATGCGCAAAGCGCCATGGAAAAACAGCGCTATACTCTGTTGCGGCTCGTGCAGCCGGATCTGCCGGTGACCGAGATGCAGGCACTGGAGGCCGTCAGTTCGCCGGATGTGGATGTGTCTGATGAACCCGATGCCGAAGATTCGATTCTGCTGGCCCTGCAGTCCCGGCCGGAAATCAAGGAGGCCGAACTGCAGCTGCAGCGCGGCGAACTGGAAACGGTGGTGACACGCAACGGCCGGCTTCCGAAGCTGGAACTGTTCATTAATCTGGGTAAAACCGGCTATGCCGACACGTTTGACGGCAGTTTTAAAGATCTTGACGGGCCGGGCTATGATGTAACGGTTGGTCTGGAGTTCAGTCAGGCCCTTGGAAACCGGCAGGCGCGGGCGCGGGATATCATTGCACGTACCGAATTGGAACAGGGAAAAGAGGCATTGGCCAATCTGCGGGATCTGGTGCGCTTCGATGTCCTGCTGGCCCTGAATGAGCTGAAACGGGCCCGCCGGCAGGTTTCGGCTTCGACAGAGACGCGGGGCTATCGCGAACAGACGCTGAGGGCGGAACGTGACCGGTTTGAAGTGGGTGCATCCACGGCGCTGGATGTGGCAATGACCCAGCGCGATCTGGTACAAAGCCGCCTTGCTGAAATTGAGGCGCGTGTGGCTTTTATGATTGCACGCATCCGTCTTTTTCAGGCTGAGGGAACTCTGATTGAACGCCGCGGTCTTGCCATAGATTCCGCCGACAGGGAAATTACCGATTGGTAG
- a CDS encoding MFS transporter translates to MAEQRKPENPLISIAVNVVIPVAILSLLSKEKYLGPVWALVVGLAFPIAYGLRTLIRDRKADFMSILGVISVTLTGVFGILKLPPEYIAIKEAVIPLIIGLAIVISLWTPFPLIKKILMTESLFDVERLTSALREKGTTDEFEKRLKGLTVGFSSSFFLSAVLNYGLAIVMLKSEPGTEAYTAELGKMTGMSHIVVLILCMVVMFLVMNKLFDTLTELTGCKLDDLLAAHHREKAAGKAEPDTD, encoded by the coding sequence ATGGCCGAGCAACGAAAACCCGAGAATCCGCTGATCAGTATTGCGGTGAATGTCGTCATTCCCGTGGCGATTCTGAGTCTGCTGAGCAAAGAGAAATATCTGGGCCCGGTCTGGGCGCTCGTTGTCGGACTGGCGTTTCCGATTGCCTACGGGCTGCGGACGCTGATTCGTGACCGCAAGGCGGATTTTATGTCGATCCTCGGTGTCATCAGTGTAACGCTGACCGGCGTGTTCGGGATTCTGAAACTGCCGCCGGAGTATATTGCCATCAAGGAAGCGGTGATTCCGCTGATTATCGGGCTGGCCATTGTGATTTCGCTTTGGACCCCGTTTCCGCTGATTAAAAAAATTCTCATGACCGAATCGCTGTTTGATGTGGAGCGGCTTACTTCAGCGCTCAGGGAGAAGGGGACAACGGATGAATTTGAAAAAAGACTGAAAGGGCTGACGGTGGGGTTTTCGTCCTCCTTTTTCCTTTCTGCGGTGCTGAACTATGGTCTGGCCATTGTCATGCTTAAGAGTGAGCCGGGGACGGAAGCCTATACGGCGGAGCTTGGAAAAATGACGGGAATGAGTCACATCGTGGTGTTGATTCTCTGTATGGTGGTGATGTTTCTGGTCATGAATAAACTGTTCGATACCCTGACCGAGCTCACCGGATGCAAACTTGATGATCTCCTCGCGGCGCACCATCGTGAGAAAGCCGCCGGAAAGGCGGAACCGGATACCGATTAG